Proteins found in one Hirundo rustica isolate bHirRus1 chromosome Z, bHirRus1.pri.v3, whole genome shotgun sequence genomic segment:
- the SLCO4C1 gene encoding solute carrier organic anion transporter family member 4C1, whose translation MKGGGIENPAFETPDPVLGRQRYTGPARAGAGDAGPAEPGPGLCLEEGSCGWGPCSPRALQVCNNPEGYLAAYSLLAIFQGIVVNGLVNISISTIEKRYELNSSLTGLISASYDIAFCVLSLFVSYFGERGHKPRWLAFSAFMLGLGSLVFSLPHFSSGKYQYGRKIEDTCQTAETTFANATCSVSANSSLHKYLYVFILGQLLLGVGGTPLYTLGTAFIDDSVPKHMSSLYIGIGYAMSLLGPALGYVLGGQLLNIYIDIQIPKSTKVDQDDPRWLGAWWIGFLACFFAIWLLIIPFSCFPKHLPGTAKIQAEKISETHDDGSQVLVQANNIGQSFKDFPMALMILLRNPVLMSLIIASSSEALVATGFATFLPKFIENQFGKSSSFSATLGGLVLIPAAALGQVISGILVSKCKMSCKGIIKFMISTCSVALILNTVFLFAKCGNERFAGVSETYNGTGTLYNLTAPCNANCKCLRSMYYPVCGRDEVQYFSPCFAGCASYLNNMKKTYHNCSCIGKAKPENGSEDFLYEAVPGKCPTQCKFLPLFLTFFFFAIVFTFMATTPTTVAILRCVPDKQRSFALGVQLVFLRLLGTIPGPILFGVAIDSSCTLWDINECETKGACWVYDNERMAFSLMGISAACKIITIIFVVMAVYFYKPPPLTKALPRKASEKISAICT comes from the exons ATGAAGGGCGGCGGCATCGAGAACCCGGCGTTCGAGACACCCGACCCCGTCCTCGGCCGGCAGCGCTACACGGGCCCCGCCAGGGCAGGTGCCGGCGACGCGGGCCCCGCCGAGCCCGGCCCTGGCCTCTGCCTCGAGGAGGGGTCCTGCGGGTGgggcccctgcagccccagagctctgcaggtcTGCAACAATCCCGAGGGGTACTTGGCTGCCTACAGCCTGTTGGCCATCTTCCAAG gTATTGTGGTAAATGGCCTGGTTAACATTAGTATTTCAACAATTGAGAAGCGTTATGAGTTGAACAGTTCCCTCACTGGCTTAATCTCTGCAAGCTATGACATTGCTTTTTGTGTATTGTCATTGTTTGTATCTTACTTTGGAGAAAGAGGGCACAAACCAAGATGGCTTGCTTTCTCAGCATTTATGCTAGGATTGGGCTCACTAGTATTTTCCTTGCCACACTTCAGTAGTGGAAAATACCAATATGGAAGGAAAATTGAAG ACACGTGTCAAACTGCAGAAACCACCTTTGCTAATGCTACTTGCAGCGTCAGTGCAAACTCTTCACTTCACAAGTATCTGTATGTCTTTATCCTCGGACAACTGCTGCTGGGAGTTGGAGGAACTCCTCTGTATACTTTGGGGACAGCTTTTATTGATGATAGTGTCCCAAAACACATGTCTTCTCTTTATATAG GAATTGGCTATGCCATGTCTCTGCTGGGTCCTGCTCTTGGCTATGTCTTAGGAGGGCAGCTGCTTAACATTTATATTGATATCCAGATCCCAAAAAG TACAAAGGTGGATCAAGATGACCCACGTTGGCTTGGAGCATGGTGGATAGGATTTCTTGCATGCTTTTTTGCAATTTGGCTTCTTATAATACCTTTTTCATGCTTTCCAAAGCACCTACCAG GAACTGCAAAAATTCAGGCTGAAAAAATCTCTGAAACTCATGATGATGGAAGTCAGGTACTGGTTCAGGCCAACAATATTGGACAAAGTTTTAAAGACTTTCCTATGGCTCTCATG ATACTCTTGAGGAATCCAGTGCTTATGAGTCTAATAATAGCCAGTTCCTCAGAAGCTTTAGTTGCTACTGGATTTGCCACATTTCTACCAAAGTTTATAGAAAATCAGTTTGGAAAGTCATCAAGTTTTTCAGCAACTCTTGGAG GACTTGTACtaattcctgcagcagcactaGGCCAAGTCATAAGTGGTATCTTGGTTTCCAAATGCAAAATGAGTTGCAAAGGCATAATCAAGTTCATGATAAGCACCTGTTCAGTGGCCCTAATATTAAACactgtgtttttatttgctaAATGCGGGAATGAACGTTTTGCAGGTGTCTCTGAAACATATAATGG aacagGCACTCTATATAACCTAACAGCCCCATGCAATGCTAACTGCAAGTGTTTGCGCTCCATGTACTACCCAGTTTGTGGCCGTGATGAGGTCCAGTacttttctccctgttttgcAGGATGTGCCTCATATCTTAACAACATGAAAAAG ACATACCACAACTGTTCCTGTAttgggaaagcaaaaccagaaaatggtTCAGAAGACTTTCTTTATGAAGCTGTCCCTGGGAAATGTCCAACACAATGCAAATTTTTACCTTTATTCCTGACCTTCTTCTTTTTTGCTATTGTTTTTACATTTATGGCTACTACTCCAACAACTGTGGCCATTCTCAG GTGTGTGCCAGATAAACAGCGCTCATTTGCTCTTGGAGTACAGTTAGTGTTTCTGCGACTACTGG GTACTATTCCTGGACCAATTTTGTTTGGTGTTGCTATAGACAGCAGTTGTACTCTGTGGGATATTAATGAATGTGAAACTAAAGGAGCGTGCTGGGTATATGACAATGAAAGAATGGCTTTTTCACTGATGGGCATAA GTGCTGCTTGCAAAATCATCACAATCATCTTTGTGGTCATGGCAGTGTATTTCTACAAGCCTCCACCATTAACTAAAGCCCTGCCACGAAAGGCTTCAGAAAAGATATCTGCTATATGCACATAA